The following proteins are co-located in the Colletotrichum lupini chromosome 4, complete sequence genome:
- a CDS encoding peptidase family C78 translates to MEQNMICPFCAKAGGGELEILLHMETFHPEEDNSHSFAPATGTPREQYADCPIEGCSESIPLAEIDYHMDLHLEEDRQVAENPNSQAVIQSRRPNTSTVAAASSSHRESAAEGQNANVEQWGKLLSLAAKSKGKDGEKRLGKAELGKYAHEQQMPDWLVSLLHKGGEVKSDGVISVLEQLLSQSKSTEYAYLCDPAVQHVSKLKKEGGFCGYRNIQMMISYIIGANAPGVDRFQGRLPTIFEIQELIERAWDLGINSQGRVETGGIMGTRKYIGTPEGFRDQEQGKSEAKLMMAVEQYFKQGAHRQGSKVTCTSLPPIYFQHAGHSLTIVGFEKQKHGTANLLVFDPVFRDPPALARLIGQTFKHKSADESLKLYRRGAKYLRRYREFEILRLDSRIAVTSTAHSSS, encoded by the exons ATGGAGCAAAACATGATCTGTCCCTTTTGTGCGAAGGCTGGTGGAGGAGAGCTCGAGATATTGCTA CACATGGAGACTTTCCACCCCGAAGAAGACAATTCTCACTCTTTCGCACCCGCAACTGGGACGCCGCGAGAGCAGTATGCCGACTGTCCAATCGAGGGATGCAGTGAAAGCATTCCTTTGGCAGAAATCGACTATCACATGGACCTTCACCTAGAAGAGGACCGCCAAGTTGCTGAGAACCCTAATTCCCAAGCCGTCATCCAATCTCGGCGACCCAATACTTCAActgtcgccgccgcctctaGTAGCCACCGCGAATCCGCTGCCGAAGGTCAGAATGCGAACGTTGAGCAATGGGGAAAACTGCTGTCGCTCGCAGCAAAGTCGAAAGGCAAGGATGGAGAGAAACGACTCGGA AAAGCAGAGTTGGGGAAATATGCGCATGAACAGCAGATGCCAGACTGGCTCGTGTCTCTTCTTCATAAAGGCGGCGAAGTCAAGAGCGACG GGGTGATTTCTGTTCTCGAGCAGCTCTTGAGCCAGAGCAAGTCCACTGAATATGCCTACTTGTGCGACCCGGCCGTGCAGCATGTATCAAAGCTCAAGAAAGAAG GAGGGTTTTGCGGCTATCGCAATATTCAAATGATGATTTCTTACATCATTGGCGCCAATGCCCCTGGCGTGGATCGTTTTCAGGGCCGACTGCCTACTATATTCGAGATCCAGGAACTCATCGAGAGAGCCTGGGACCTCGGTATCAATTCCCAGGGGCGAGTTGAAACCGGTGGCATCATGGGGACTCGCAAGTATATTGGTACTCCAGAG GGGTTCAGAGACCAGGAACAAGGAAAGTCTGAGGCCAAGCTGATGATGGCCGTCGAGCAGTACTTCAAGCAGGGAGCGCATCGCCAAGGCTCAAAAGTAACCTGCACGTCACTTCCGCCTATATACTTTCAGCATGCCG GCCATTCATTGACAATCGTTGGCTTCGAGAAACAAAAGCATGGCACTGCTAATCTGCTCGTCTTTGACCCCGTATTTCGCGATCCACCCGCGCTTGCCCGGCTTATTGGCCAAACTTTTAAGCATAAATCAGCAGATGAATCTCTCAAGCTATATCGCCGGGGCGCCAAGTACCTTCGACGATACCGCGAGTTCGAAATCCTGAG ACTTGATAGCCGAATCGCTGTGACCTCGACAGCGCACAGTAGCTCTTGA
- a CDS encoding Ras family protein, producing MPAPKNRKVAIVGSRSVGKSSLAVQFVDGHFVDSYYPTIENTFSKTIRYKGQEFATEIVDTAGQDEYSILNSKHFIGIHGYMLVYSVSSLPSFEMVQVIREKILNHLGTESVPIVIVGNKSDLRPEQRQVSAEEGKRVAEKIQCGWTEASARYNENVGKAFDILIAEIEKAQNPGETAEGGKCILM from the exons ATGCCGGCGCCAAAGAACAGAAAGGTGGCCATCGTTGGCAGTCGTTCCGTCG GCAAATCATCGTTGGCGGTCCAATTCGTAGACGGCCACTTCGTTGATAGTTATTACCCTACCATCGAGAACACCTTCAGCAAAACAATTCGCTATAAGGGACAAGAATTTGCGACAGAAATTGTCGATACTGCAGGACAG GATGAATACAGTATTTTGAACTCGAAACATTTCATTGGCATCCACGGCTACATGCTAGTGTACTCGGTGTCGTCTCTACCGTCTTTTGAGATGGTGCAAGTAATCCGCGAGAAGATTCTGAATCACTTG GGTACTGAATCAGTCCCTATAGTCATCGTCGGTAACAAGAGCGATCTCCGTCCCGAGCAACGACAAGTCAGCGCAGAGGAAGGCAAGAGAGTAGCAGAGAAGATTCAATGCGGTTGGACGGAGGCCAGCGCACGATACAACGAGAATGTCGGGAAGGCCTTTGATATCTTGATTGCCGAGATTGAGAAGGCCCAAAATCCGGGCGAGACTGCAGAGGGAGGCAAATGCATTCTTATGTAG
- a CDS encoding uracil phosphoribosyltransferase, which produces MATQDSKSASGSGPTQCVGPLYRSESQKPTATVSTEIKLDNVVVLSQTPQLIALLTIIRDKNTERGDFIFYSNRIIRLLVEEGLNHLPTVEHDVTTPIGRTYSGLMFQGKICGVSIMRAGEAMEQGLRDCCRSVRIGKILIQRDEETAQPKLFYDKLPEDIAQRWVLLLDPMFATGGSAIMAVQVLKARGVPEDRILFLNLIASPEGIQNFTAKFPKLRVVTAFVDQGLDEKNYIIPGLGDFGDRFYTV; this is translated from the exons ATGGCAACTCAAGATTCAAAGTCCGCCAGCGGCAGCGGACCTACTCAGTGTGTCGGTCCGTTGTATCGTTCAGAAAGTCAGAAGCCCACGGCCACTGTCTCGACTGAAATCAAGTTAGACAACGTTGTTGTCTTGTCCCAAACGCCTCAACTTATCGCCCTTCTCAC CATCATTCGAGACAAGAACACGGAGCGCGGTGACTTCATTTTCTACTCCAACCGCATCATTCGCCTGCTCGTGGAGGAAGGTCTGAACCATTTGCCTACCGTTGAGCATGACGTGACAACACCCATTGGTCGGACTTACTCTGGGCTTATGTTCCAAGGCAAGATCTGCGGCGTATCCATCATGCGTGCCGGCGAGGCCATGGAGCAAGGTTTACGCGACTGCTGCCGCTCTGTCAGAATCGGCAAGATTTTGATCCAGCGCGATGAGGAGACTGCTCAGCCGAAGCTATTCTATGACAAGCTGCCAGAGGATATCGCCCAGCGCTGGGTTCTTCTTTTGGATCCCATGTTTGCCACTGGTGGTTCCGCCATCATGGCAGTCCAGGTCCTCAAGGCTCGTGGTGTTCCCGAGGACCGCATTCTGTTCCTGAACCTCATTGCGAGCCCTGAGGGTATCCAGAACTTTACCGCAAAGTTCCCCAAATTGAGAGTTGTCACGGCATTTGTCGACCAG GGTCTGGACGAAAAGAA CTACATCATCCCCGGCCTCGGCGATTTTGGGGACAGGTTCTACACTGTTTGA
- a CDS encoding GTP cyclohydrolase II: MSHPTVDDGSLAEVINSLKSIQQTQSDLVAAVDLLNQRYQQLPVGSDAATLDPNPSLSEIPERSRTPEPSDAVGESAKSSSSDLTLQAPALPSSPSQRSGLTSRIILTTYPKQIGINPLPMNWGESDPHRRGPVVVSRSSTTIGRRNGPCRRSPSDGGSYSIYYALAVASKQLNLEHRPDFTNTEPAAKIGPFPQWGDPKKIVAMDPWGHLSPWLFKDTIEKHNVDIRPTIAITKAHMKLPELEESVKSGRLVPDGKVCLNELGELAVTKFAVEPVWYLPGVAERFGIDEGALRRSLFEHTGGSYPELITRNDIKVFLPPIGGLTVYCFGDPAKMSDESVRLALRIHDECNGSDVFGSDICTCRPYLIFGIEEAVKEAQNGGSGVVIYFRKEGRALGEVTKVSNAELHAGDRGCTFHDRLLTDHEVVYNARKRGEDRASDYFKRTENIAGVKDMRFQALMPDILHWLGIRKIDRMLSMSKSVAPPHPRYHDANVNHNSMKHDAIVGQGIPIHERVELPEEWIPADSRVEIDAKITAGYFTAGKRMTEEELRALLQRWHSLVGGASKGSIANFSSYTSRCSVGLCMEHLHHCRQHLGPVDGSQTDATLVVRNQPRAQAARVYQCPEATIGRDGRTTRLRRNQAGVWIGPTLSHVLDRSGNVIAMGGLDWVRLSGTSWEMVNEAVGNPTMAAGTHSWEPVPHQAPAMWSNDGTLVLSAENRRPGSPVPKEPTFPPSSRSNHGSLPSQSCCILANSIAAVPLSVSPRLVPGYLFNAMATVSRDLRDTDGVRRREASPRPDRRRRPRLLRASATEPTITTTSNASRGAISSPQSSQRATELLSRVAVCSGHAPEYSPTSVAAPHMASLSAEDMTIPTTNRVQGHREHLSYSNGYFSFPNFDAWDGERRSDDKEEDRQGVDFGSESFEELRIFTLRDAKAAFVNLGKAGDPFTDHHNVEAQGITPTSPCPKGGAKFQQFVPVRPSILTRGPEYCDDMSLAKKWNSWGWLQRQRILITVLLADEVHEVLALAWSGQGHAHHTFSHLEFYHQRNHHPSKPFNYSTFIRQTINSRPKWLWETANQFFPRRNKRLSKGKKGLKKKTVDPFSRKDWYQIKAPAPFNVRDVGKTLVNRTTGLKNANDALKGRILEVSLADLQKDEDHAFRKVKLRVDEVQGKNCLTNFHGLDFTSDKLRSLVRKWQTLIEANVTVKTTDDYLLRLFAIAFTKRRPNQIKKTTYAASSQIRAIRRKMTEIIQREASTCTLTQLTSKLIPEVIGREIEKSTQGIYPLQNVHIRKVKLLKQPKFDLGALMGLHGESGTDDQGQKVEREFKERVLEEV; this comes from the exons ATGAGCCACCCTACCGTTGACGATGGCTCTTTGGCCGAAGTCATAAACTCCTTGAAATCCATCCAGCAGACTCAGTCTGACCTTGTGGCTGCTGTCGACTTGCTGAACCAACGATACCAACAGCTGCCTGTTGGTTCTGATGCAGCCACACTCGATCCGAATCCATCCCTCAGCGAGATCCCTGAAAGATCTCGAACCCCCGAGCCTTCCGATGCCGTTGGTGAATCTGCCAAGAGCTCTTCGTCCGATTTGACCTTGCAGGCCCCAGCTTTGCCCTCGTCACCCAGCCAGCGATCCGGCCTCACTTCCCGCATCATCCTAAC GACTTATCCAAAGCAGATCGGCATCAACCCTCTCCCCATGAATTGGGGCGAATCGGACCCCCATCGTCGTGGGCCAGTTGTTGTTTCTCGTTCATCTACCACTATTGGAAGACGTAACGGTCC CTGTCGGAGGTCA CCCAGTGA CGGTGGTTCTTACTCCATCTACTATGCCCTGGCTGTTGCCAGCAAGCAACTTAATCTCGAGCATAG ACCCGACTTCACCAACACGGAGCCGGCTGCTAAGATTGGCCCCTTCCCTCAATGGGGAGATCCCAAGAAGATCGTCGCCATGGATCCCTGGGGCCATCTGTCTCCCTGGCTCTTCAAGGACACTATCGAGAAGCACAACG TCGACATTCGCCCAACCATCGCCATCACTAAGGCACATATGAAG CTTCCCGAGCTGGAGGAGAGTGTCAAGAGTGGAAGACT TGTTCCTGACGGCAAAGTCTGCTTGAACGAGCTTGGAGAGCTGGCCGTAACCAAGTTCGCCGTCGAGCCG GTTTGGTATCTCCCCGGCGTAGCTGAAAGATTCGGCATCG ATGAGGGGGCCTTGCGAAGGTCTCTTTTCGAACACACTGGTGGCAGCTACCCCGAG TTGATTACCCGCAACGATATTAAAGTGTTTCTGCCCCCCATAG GTGGTCTGACAGTATACTGTTTCGGCGACCCGGCCAAAATGTCCGACGAGTCAGTACGACTGGCATTGCGAATCCACGATGAG TGCAATGGTAGCGACGTTTTTGGATCCGATATCTGCACATGTCGCCCTTATCTCATATTCGGCATCGAAGAGGCAGTCAAGGAGGCGCAGAATGGCGGGAGTGGTGTCGTTATTTACTTCCGAAAAGAGGGCAGAGCCCTCGGTGAAGTGACCAAGGTGAGCAATGCCGA ACTACACGCGGGCGACCGAGGCTGCACGTTTCATGATAGGCTGCTAACTGACCACGAAGTCGTGTACAACGCTCGTAAGCGCGGAGAAGACCGAGCATCGGACTACTTTAAGAGGACAGAGAACATTGCTGGAGTGAAGGATATGCGATTCCAGGCTCTCATGCCCGATATCCTGCACTGGCTCGGAATCCGCAAGATCGACAGAATGCTGAGCATGAGCAAGTCAGTAGCTCCTCCCCATCCGAGATACCATGACGCTAACGTGAACCACAACAGCATGAAACATGATGCCATTGTAGGACAAGG AATTCCCATTCACGAGCGTGTCGAGCTCCCCGAGGAGTGGATTCCCGCAGATTCTCGCGTCGAGATTGATGCAAAGATTACTGCAG GATACTTCACCGCCGGAAAGCGCATGACCGAAGAAGAGTTAAGAGCT CTCCTGCAGAGATGGCATTCGCTAGTAGGAGGGGCAAGTAAAGGCAGCATCGCCAACTTCAG CTCCTATACAAGTCGGTGCAGTGTTGGCCTCTGCATGGAACACCTGCACCATTGCCGACAGCA TCTTGGACCGGTAGATGGGAGCCAG ACAGATGCGACGCTTGTGGTCAGAAACCAACCCCGCGCCCA AGCCGCGAGAGTCTACCAGTGTCCAGAGGCGACGATCGGCCGTGATGGTCGCACCACTCGGCTGCGAAGAAACCAGGCTGGGGTATGGATAGGACCGACCTTGTCT CATGTCCTTGACCGGTCTGGAAATGTCATAGCCATGGGCGGTCTTGATTGGGTTCGACTGAGCGGGACCTCATGGGAAATGGTCAACGAAGCGGTTGGCAACCCCACAATGGCTGCAGGC ACACATAGTTGGGAGCCGGTTCCCCATCAGGCACCGGCCATGTGGTCCAATGATGGGACGCTGGTACTGTCAGCGGAAAACCGTCGACCGGGCTCGCCCGTCCCCAAGGAACCGACATTCCCGCCGAGTAGCCGGAG CAATCATGGTTCCTTACCATCCCAGAGCTGTTGCATTCTTGCAAATTCGATCGCCGCCGTGCCATTATCGGTCTCACCCAGACTTGTGCCAGGATATTTGTTCAACGCGATGGCGACCGTTTCCCGGGACCTTCGGGACACGGACGGTGTGCGGAGGAGAGAGGCATCACCTCGGCCGGACCGTCGACGTCGACCAAGGCTCCTACGAGCCAGCGCGACGGAACCTACCATCACAACGACATCCAATGCCAGCCGTGGCGCCATTTCGAGCCCGCAATCGTCTCAAAGGGCCACCGAACTCCTCAGCCGCGTTGCCGTATGTTCGGGTCATGCTCCCGAATACTCACCGACGTCGGTGGCCGCTCCCCATATGGCGTCGCTCAGCGCCGAAGACATGACCATTCCAACTACAAATCGAGTCCAGGGCCATCGAGAACACCTATCTT ACTCGAACGGCTATTTCAGCTTTCCAAACTTTGATGCGTGGGATGGAGAACGGCGCAGTGATGACAAGGAAGAGGAC CGCCAGGGCGTTGATTTTGGGTCGGAATCGTTTGAGGAGTTACGCATCTTTACTCTGAGAGACGCGAAAGCCGCGTT TGTAAATCTCGGTAAGGCGGGAGACCCGTTCACCGATCACCACAATGTGGAGGCACAGGGCATCACACCCACCTCACCTTGCCCCAAAGGCGGGGCAAAGTTCCAACAGTTTGTACCTGTAAGGCCTTCCATCTTGACTAGGGGGCCGGAGTATTGTGATGACATGTCACTGGCCAAG AAGTGGAACTCTTGGGGCTGGCTTCAGCGCCAAAGAATT CTGATTACTGTGCTTCTCGCTGACGAGGTCCACGAGGTGCTTGCCCTGGCGTGGTCGGGGCAGGGGCATGCACA CCACACATTCTCGCATCTTGAATTTTATCACCAGCGAAACCACCACCCCTCCAAACCTTTCAACTACTCAACGTTCATCCGCCAGACAATTAACAGCCGCCCAAAATGGCTGTGGGAAA CAGCTAACCAGTTTTTCCCTCGCAGGAACAAGAGATTGTCCAAGGGCAAGAAGGGTCTCAAGAAGAAGACCGTGGACCCCTTCTCCCGCAAGGACTGGTACCAGATCAAG GCCCCCGCGCCTTTCAACGTTCGCGA TGTCGGCAAGACCCTGGTCAACAGAACCACCGGTCTCAAGAACGCCAACGACGCCTTGAAGGGCCGCATTCTGGAGGTCTCTCTGGCCGATCTCCAGAAGGATGAGGATCACGCTTTCCGCAAGGTTAAGCTCCGTGTCGACGAGGTCCAGGGCAAGAACTGCCTGACCAACTTCCACGGCCTCGACTTCACCTCCGACAAGCTCCGTTCCCTCGTCCGCAAGTGGCAGACTCTCATTGAGGCCAACGTCACCGTCAAGACCACCGACGACTACCTCCTCCGCCTCTTCGCCATTGCTTTCACCAAGCGCCGCCCCAACCAGATCAAGAAGACCACATATGCTGCCTCTTCGCAAATCCGTGCCATCCGTCGCAAGATGACTGAGATCATCCAGCGCGAGGCCTCTACCTGCACTCTCACCCAGCTGACCTCCAAGCTCATCCCCGAGGTCATCGGCCGTGAGATCGAGAAGTCTACCCAGGGCATCTACCCCCTGCAGAAC GTCCACATCCGTAAGGTCAAGCTTCTCAAGCAGCCCAAGTTCGATCTCGGTGCCCTCATGGGTCTCCACGGCGAGTCTGGCACCGACGACCAGGGACAGAAGGTTGAGCGGGAGTTCAAGGAGCGCGTTCTTGAGGAGGTTTAA